A single Glycine soja cultivar W05 chromosome 14, ASM419377v2, whole genome shotgun sequence DNA region contains:
- the LOC114384893 gene encoding short-chain dehydrogenase/reductase family 42E member 1-like, producing the protein MHLSENEGIEGKAFVVTGGLGFVGSALCLELIRRGAREVRAFDLRLSSPWSRPLKVKGVLCVQGDVARKEDVERVLRGSDCVFHLAAFGMSGKEMLQFGRIDEVNINGTCHVIDACLHLGIKRLVYCSTNNVVFGGQQIINGNETLPYFPIDHHVDPYGRSKSIAEQLVLKNNARTLKNDSGNRLYTCAVRPAAIYGPGEDRHLPRIVTLAKLGLLLFRIGDQTVKSDWLFVDNLVLALILASMGLLDDNLSKGKRPVAAGQAYFISDGSPVNSFEFLHPLLRSLDYELPKTSLPVDRALVLSRICWAVYTILYPWLNRWWLPQPFILPSEVHKVGVTHYFSYLKAKEEIGYFPMVTSREGMALTISYWQERKRTTLDGPTIYAWLFCVIGMISLFCGAFLPDIGIMSLLRATCLFVFRSMWVTRLVFLLATAAHIAEAIYAWYLAKRMDPANARGWFWQTFALGMFSLRLLLKRARK; encoded by the exons ATGCACTTGAGCGAGAACGAAGGGATAGAGGGGAAGGCCTTCGTGGTCACCGGTGGACTGGGATTCGTAGGATCTGCTCTCTGCTTGGAGCTCATCCGAAGAGGTGCTAGAGAGGTGCGAGCCTTTGACCTCCGCCTCTCTTCTCCATGGTCGCGTCCTCTCAAGGTCAAGGGAGTCCTTTGCGTCCAAG GGGATGTTGCCCGCAAAGAAGACGTGGAAAGGGTCCTCCGCGGTTCCGACTGCGTATTCCACCTTGCGGCCTTCGGAATGTCAGGCAAAGAGATGCTCCAATTTGGTCGCATTGATGAAGTCAACATAAATGGGACTTGCCATGTTATCGATGCTTGCCTCCACCTCGGCATCAAAAGGCTTGTCTACTGTAGCACAAACAATGTTGTCTTTGGCGGTCAACAGATCATCAACGGGAATGAGACATTGCCCTATTTCCCAATTGATCACCATGTCGATCCATATGGCCGCAGTAAATCAATTGCTGAACAGTTGGTTCTTAAGAACAATGCCCGTACTCTCAA GAACGACTCCGGGAATCGTCTTTACACTTGTGCTGTTCGTCCAGCTGCAATCTATGGACCGGGTGAAGACAGGCACCTTCCAAGGATCGTAACCTTGGCAAAGTTGGGTCTCCTTTTGTTCAGAATTGGCGACCAAACTGTAAAGTCAGATTGGCTTTTTGTGGATAACCTTGTCCTTGCTCTTATATTGGCGAGTATGGGACTTTTGGATGACAATCTTAGCAAGGGGAAACGTCCTGTTGCTGCTGGCCAGGCCTACTTTATATCTGATG GCTCCCCAGTCAATTCTTTTGAATTCCTGCACCCTCTACTTAGGAGTTTGGATTATGAACTGCCAAAGACTTCCCTACCGGTCGACCGTGCTCTTGTTCTCAGCAGGATTTGCTGGGCTGTTTATACAATCCTATATCCATGGCTCAATCGGTGGTGGCTTCCACAGCCATTCATCCTTCCCTCTGAAGTACACAAG GTGGGAGTGACCCATTATTTCTCTTATCTTAAAGCCAAAGAGGAGATTGGCTATTTTCCCATGGTGACCTCGCGAGAGGGGATGGCTTTGACCATATCTTACTGGCAAGAGAGGAAACGAACAACTCTGGATGGACCAACAATCTACGCGTGGTTGTTTTGTGTCATTGGAATGATCTCACTGTTTTGTGGTGCTTTCTTACCTGACATAGGGATCATGTCCCTTCTCAGAGCTACATGTCTATTTGTCTTTCGGTCAATGTGGGTGACAAGGTTGGTGTTTCTTCTGGCTACAGCTGCACATATTGCTGAGGCCATTTATGCTTGGTACCTGGCTAAGAGGATGGATCCTGCCAATGCAAGAGGATGGTTTTGGCAAACTTTTGCTCTTGGGATGTTTTCGTTGCGTTTACTATTGAAAAGAGCAAGGAAATAG
- the LOC114383341 gene encoding cyclin-dependent kinase B2-2-like, with protein sequence MEKTGVLSAKEAFEKLEKVGEGTYGKVYRAREKATGKIVALKKTRLHEDEEGVPPTTLREVSILRMLSRDPHVVRLMDVKQGQNKEGKTVLYLVFEYMDTDLKKFIRSFRQSGETIPPHIIKSLMYQLCKGVAFCHGHGILHRDLKPHNLLMDRKTMMLKIADLGLARAFTVPIKKYTHEILTLWYRAPEVLLGATHYSMAVDMWSVGCIFAELVTKQALFPGDSELQQLLHIFRLLGTPNEDVWPGVSKLMNWHEYPQWNPQSLSTAVPSLDELGLDLLSQMLKYEPSKRISAKKAMEHVYFDDLDKRHL encoded by the exons atggagAAGACAGGAGTGTTATCGGCGAAGGAGGCATTCGAGAAGCTTGAAAAGGTGGGAGAAGGGACATATGGGAAGGTGTACAGAGCAAGAGAGAAGGCAACTGGGAAGATCGTGGCTCTGAAGAAGACTCGTCTCCACGAGGACGAAGAAGGTGTCCCTCCCACCACTCTCCGTGAGGTTTCCATTCTGCGAATGCTCTCTCGCGATCCCCATGTCGTTAGGTTAATGGATGTCAAACAAGGTCAGAACAAGGAAGGGAAGACAGTGCTCTACTTGGTATTTGAGTACATGGACACCgatctcaagaaattcatacGCTCTTTCCGTCAATCTGGGGAAACCATTCCTCCCCATATCATCAAA AGCTTGATGTACCAGCTTTGCAAGGGCGTTGCTTTCTGCCACGGTCATGGGATCTTGCACAG GGACTTGAAGCCTCACAATCTCTTGATGGACCGAAAAACCATGATGCTTAAAATTGCTGATCTTGGACTCGCTCGAGCATTTACCGTGCCAATTAAGAAATATACACATGAG ATACTAACCCTGTGGTATAGAGCTCCTGAAGTCCTCTTGGGTGCTACCCATTACTCAATGGCGGTGGACATGTGGTCCGTTGGCTGCATATTTG CCGAACTTGTAACCAAACAAGCACTCTTTCCTGGTGATTCCGAGCTGCAACAACTCCTGCATATATTCAG GCTATTGGGTACTCCCAATGAAGATGTGTGGCCAGGCGTGAGTAAACTAATGAACTGGCACGAATATCCTCAATGGAACCCTCAAAGTCTATCAACGGCTGTTCCAAGTTTAGATGAGCTTGGACTGGATTTGCTATCT caaATGTTGAAATATGAACCTTCCAAGAGGATTTCTGCCAAGAAAGCAATGGAACATGTATACTTTGATGACCTGGACAAGAGGCACCTTTAG